The window TACCCGTTTCAAAAATCTCTTTGATATTGAATTTACTTGCGCCGCCAGAATATGAAATAGGCAACGTACCATTAAATTCACGTGACAATTCGAGCGCGACATTAATCGACAATGGGAACAAAGCACGACCAGACATGTACATTTCTTTGTCTGGCAAGCGTCCTTTTTTATTCAGCGTACCTAATGTGTTGGTTAATTTAACACCAAAACCGATGCCTTTTTCTTTGCCTAAATCAACCAAACGGTGAAGCATGGCTTTCGCGGGTTCAATTTGTAAATCGTGACTAAATGACTCTTCACTTAAGGCAATGTAATCAAAGCCAGCGTTATCCATAATGCTACGAACACGCGTGTAACCAAGCAACGTTGGGTTTAATTTTACGAAAGTATTGATATGTTTATCGGCAATCATATAACGACAAATTGCTTCGATTTCATTCGGAGGACAACCGTGCATGGTCGATAACGTAACGCCACGTGTTAGTTGAGTCGAAATACTGGCGGGTAAGTTCTCTAAACGTGCAAGACGGTGCTCAAATCCGTAGGTTTTAATGAATTCAGGATCGTTAATGAAGGTTTTTAGCTCTGCAACATACGCATGGAAATTTTCATGTTGGCTAGAATCGACCATATCATCGATATATTTTTGCATTGGAGCAGTTTCAATACCGGCCAAGTCATAACCAACGCTCATATTGAAAACAAATGACTTATCTTCCCCTTCTGTACGAGGGTCAAACACCTCTTCAAGTAGGTGAAGTGCAATCCACGCTTTTAAGTATTCATCGTACGCTTTTACCAAAGTGAATTCGGTAGACCATTCCGTATTGAAGCACTCATCTTCTGCATCAATACACGGTTTAGCGATTTCTAACTGATCCAATTTCTGGACAGTTTTAAGTTCCATGAAACGTCCGCCCGCTAGCCACGAACAAACAATGTTTTGTGCCAACTGCGTGTGTGGACCGGCTGCTGGCCCTACAGGTGTTTCACAATGTTCGCCCCAAACGGATAAGCTCTTAGCATTTTCTTTTCGATAAAACTGCTTCGATGGGATTCCAAAAATGGACTTGCTCTCTTTGTATTCGCTAAACATACGATTGAGAAGCTCGCCAAATGGAACGGGACGCATGATGTCTCCCATGATAAATCTCCTTGATGCTGTTTCTTTTTGTTATTACAGCCAGCACATTTCGTCGTGCAATGCGTAGGGCTCAGAAAGTGAGATAAATGCATTGATTTACCTCGTAATGCATTCAATTGAGCAACTACTGCGCCAAACTTTTAAAACACGATAAATAAGGAGGAAATTCGTGACGAATGTCGAAAGAAAGGTAGAGAGTGTGATTAAGGTCAATAAGCTGAATTTTCAGTTAATTAATAACAAAAACAGCCAATTGAGTATGATTCTTACTACGGGTTTAATTCCTATCAATTTAATAAATCGCTATCACTTTGATAATGGGGAAAGTGATAGTGAAATGATTTGTCATTGAAACGAACCCTTGAGATAAAGCATGACAGTAATGTTTGACTGGATATCAAGAAGGCATAGGGCCTAAATTTCTTTAGGCCATTTTTTGGTGCTGATAGTAAGTGGCATTGCAAAGCTTCGTAACTATTACATCAACTCAGTAGGGGGATTACCGTTGACTAAGTTATCGATTTTTCAATACGTCTTACTTATAAAATGCTTCAACAGTTCCTTTTACCGTCATCATAAGCGGTTGACCGCGACGGTCTAGCGCTTTGTGCGACGCGACTTTTACCCAACCTTCACTGATGCAATATTCCTCTACATCGAAACGCTCTTTGCCGTTAAGCAGAATACCAATTTCGTGCTCGAAAACTTCTGCTACATGATGTGGGCTACGAGGATTACCCGCAAGGTGATCCGGTAAAGCTGGACGTGAGTTAGTATCGTTCATGTTAGTGACCTGTCGTAAATAAAAAGTGCGCTATTGTAGAGAATATAGGCCTAACGCTCAAGAGCTGCAGTAATAAATCGTGTTGATGCATTTATTACATGCTTACACCATAAGTGACTTGATTTCTTTTATAAAATCATACGCTTCAGTCAGAGTGTCAAAACGCAACCAACTCGATGTCATTTTATACAGGCAAGGTCAAAAGTATTATTTTTCGTATGATCTCTACTTTTAGCTTCAGGTGAATCATGGTAAATCGGACGAAGAAAAAAAGACCTGCCCTTATTTTCCGTTATAATGCCCTACCCGTTATATACCCTTATTTAAGAGGTATTAAAAATACCATGGATATCAGTGGAACCTGCATCTCATCAACAGAAGATGAGCACGGCCCAATTTATGTTTACCAAACAAGGAACAGCCGGATTCTCAGCTTTGATGGGAAAATCTATCAAAGTTGCATGAAGCTAAATAACATTAATGGATTACACCTCGGCTACACCCAAGCCATGATGGCGGGTTTATTTTTTATCCCCATAGTAAAAACAGCCACCGTCATGGGGCTGGGGGCAGGCTCAATGGCAAAGAACCTGCTCAATAGTTTCTCCGAGTTGAACGTACACGCGATTGAATACCGTGAAGCAGTGGCGAAGATCGCAAAAGAATATTTTTACTTACCCGACACAGATCGCCTCTCCCTTCATATAGACGATGCTGTGAACTACATGAAAAACACCGATATGAAAAGTGATATTATCTTTTCAGATCTCTACAACTCGGAAGGCATGGAACCGAAACAAGTACAATCATCCTACTTGCGCGATTGTAAAAATGCACTCAACAATCAAGGTGTCCTCGTGCTCAACATCTGCCATACGGCACTTAAGTTACGAGAAGAGTTAGATGAATTACTCGCGCTCGAATTTAAAAACCGACTACTCAGTTTCGAAGTAGAAGGTGGAAACACGATCGTACTCGCATTCAAAAACGACATCCCCTCGATAAAAAGAGAAGAACTACTGACTAAAGGTAAATGGTTGCAAGAGGAAATGAGCATTCCAATGGAACGTTATGCCAAATTACTCGGGGATACACATGGTTATGATCACACTCATTTTTAATCGATAAGCCGCTTAAACATGAGTATATTTTATGGCTACCAAAAGGTTGCCAAGAATATATTCCATGCGTGTTGAAACGTTATTTTTACAATTTTTCGAGGCAGTTCAACGGAGCCCATCCGATAGTATCTGGCGAGCTATCCTTAGTTCCGTATATCCAACCATTTAAACTCTCGTTCGCTGAAAGAACTTCCCCGATGTTTAAATTATGCTCAGTCGCATTATAATCATTTAAGGAAACAACCTTGCTTCCTTCTATCTGTCAAAATTTGCTTAGGGACCCAACCTTCTTTATCAAAGCCTTTGCAAAATATCCAGTTAGCCCAATCTCCATCAGGATTTGATTCTTCGACAAATTGTAGAACTTCTCCAACTCCAATTTTAATCGGATATTTTGGAGCATCGCAGTATTTCTTTTTTACGATATATTTCATGAATTTTCCTAGCGCCTGATTTCACATAACGCCGCACTAAGCGGACAGAAATTGGAGTAACTAGTGGTTCTAATTATAAAATTTCTAACGCTGTTATTATCAATTTTAACCAGCAAGAATGATCAGATACTTATTTAGGTTGGTATAAGACATCAAAGCGCCGAGTAAAGCTCTTCTATTGTTGGACAATTCGACAAATGCCAATCAACTGGGAACTTGATTTCATTGCATGAAATGATGACATTAATAGCTTTTTCAAAATCAGATATGTTGCTTATGAGAGCTAATTCATCAAGTAATAGTACCTCACCATCACCATCAATCGGAGTTATGTATTCAGGTAAAATCCCCCAACCAATATCCCATGCGAGCAACTCTACTTTTGACAATGCATATAAATCGCGAATTATGCTACCTTTAATGAAAGGTAGCCCATTGAAGCTATTGAAACCAAACTTATCAGGAGAAGTAAAATCACCTCTGCATAGCGCCCATGCTTTTCCTGCATACAGAAATTCTGATGATGGTACATCACATGGATCAAAGTCGAAATTCAATATCGCTAAGTGTGTACTATCAAGTTGCGCGTCAACCATTACCCAACGGGATTCTTGTTGATTCCAATACTCACAAATCCAGTGGTCTTCAAAATGCCCGGCAACTAAATAAGTAGCGAAGCCACACCGAATGCGAGCTGGGATATTCTTAGCTCTTAAGACTGAACACAATACTAGTGCAAAGTCTCTACATACACTCACCACTCTATCTTTAGGGTTTCTCTTTACATCGAAAGATTGCCCTGATTTGTTCATAGCCAAAGTAATTATGTCTTTGGAATGTCGAGTTTGCATTTCTGAAAATTTGGCAGACTCTTCAACTTGAACGCCATAGCGCTTTAACCAATATGCATGGATTAAATTATGCTGTACAAACTCACATATTTTTTCAATATCATCAGATAGCAAGTTTATATCATGCTGGAAACAGCTTAAATCTGTGAATTCACTTAGTTCCGTGTAATATGAAATATTCATTTATCCCTTAAAAGTATGCTACTACAAGTACATATAACACCGAACAACAATTTCGCGCCTATTTACTTTATGAACAACAGCTTACTAGCTTAAAATTGTAAGGTAAACGTCCTGCAACCATTGACACCTATCCACGTGCGGTACGTCGCATTACTCACCACTTTGATAAAGCACCCGACACCCATTCTTGGAGTACTGTCAGAGTTGTTCGTAATGCCAAGAAAGCCTTGTATACACCAAACCTTGACCCGCACAATAGCCGACAAACAAAACTTACTGCATTTCAACTGAAAAGAGGTTAAAAGAGCAACCACTTGCCGAAGACCAATCCATAAAGATAAGGGGGATACGTCCAATAAATAATTATATAACCATACATCATACAAAAATAAATTATCTATCTATCGCATATCGAGCTATTCAAGAATAAATGCCTAAGTATTAACTTTACTTAGTTACTTCTAAAAACTTAAATTAAAACCCACCCAAGACTTACTAATGGTAAATACAGATCATGTTTGGAAAATTAAAAAACAAAGCAAAAGAGCTATCTTCTTCAAATGATACCGACAATGAAATGGGATCAAGAAAGATAAACGAAATCATTCAATCACAATGGCCCAAAATCGAAGGCATCTTATTGGAACGTATGATACCTCTGGCAGGTGATAAAATAAATGATGATGAATTTATAACAAAGGCTTTTGAAAACACTTACGAATTTTTACCTATGCCTATTAGAATGCTATTATCAAAAGAAAAGTTTGTTTCCTATTGTAAGACACACAAAGAGCCATTAATAGAAAAAATCAATGAACTTAACAATGTAAAATAATCATTATTGTATTGACAATTAATGCACTCATCCCTGTTTTTTGATTTTGTAAACGCATATTTTGTAATATGCTTGGTTTGATGTGCATTAATTATAAAATATCACTTGAGCACCTAACACCGAACACTTACGAATCCCCACAAGATACCTTTGTAGTTCAATAAGTAGACACAAAGCTTGTCTACAAATCTAAAGTATGATGTTTCAATCGCTTTTATACGGCTATCTTGATGAGTTGATGGCTGCATATTCATATGGTGGTGACTGGCAGCAGCTTTGATACCAATAAACGGCAATGGATAGGTGTCGGCTTCGCGACACATGTCCTTATCTGTTATGTACCGTCATTTGTCATCAGCTCCTTTTGTGTAAGCAACCTACTGTGCCCCTCTTCAGCCCCTCTAGGCAAATATTCCCCACAGAAACTCGATGAAGTTCCAACACTTCGTTTTGAAAAAACCAAACATCCGTTTAACTTGATGATACTTGCCTTCAACCAGTGAGAGCCTAGCGGTATACTCAGAGAGTATCTCTAAACAAGCGGGCTTCGTTGTAATGTCTTCGTAACCAAAATAGATACCCTCTCGAAATACTGTAATATACTCATCACTTAATGGCTTAGACAAGGTAACCTCATACACCTTTGCGAGCTTTGTCTCGGGTAAACTTATCTTGCGCGACCATGCCCCATCGTTAGTCAATAACACTAGTCCCGTTGTATTAAAGTCTAGGCGTCCAACAATGTGCAGTTCGTTCTTCTGAGAGTGCTGAATAAGGTCTAACACAGTAGAATGCTTAATGTCTTTCGTCGCGCTAACAACCCCCTTGGGTTTATTCAGCACGATATAAACCGGATTGTTATCTTGTAAGCAATTACCATCTAATTCGACATAAGTGAATTTCGTCACTTTCTGTTGATTTGAATGCGCCACATGCCCATCCACAAGGATCCGTTTTTGAGCAATTAAAAGACGGGTATCTGAAATAGAAAAAGTACTATTCTGGCTAATAAAACGATCGAGTCGGTTGGTAGTAGATTTCATGAAATAATTATAATCACTGTTTGATATAAGATTCACCGATAAGGTAAGCCTGTTTTTGGAAACTAATAAACTCACGCACAACCGTGTATCTATTTCTCTATTTTTAATACTGAAACTAAAGATCCACTCGCTCTCCTGAAACATAACGCCGTAACAGCACGTGCGAACGCCTTAATTGCCAATTATACCCAAGTCACCTCAATATGCTCGTTTCAGCGAGAATTTATTGCTTTGTATCTGTATTCTTATTTAACCAATGCACTTTTAAGCACGAAATGATCATCGTGCGTTTCAATTACTTGCCAGTTTAGCTTTGAATACAATTCTGGGATTTGAGCAAAAACCAATAATTCTGACTCACCGATACTCTCGACCAATTTCTCAGCACGATTAATCAATTGTGAGCTAATACCCTGTTTACGATTTTCAGGTTTAATAAAAACAGCATTAATCCAAACAGCTTGCTCATTAGTCATTGGAGATAGAAAACGAGTAAAAACCAAACCACCAACCAATTCGCCGTCTTTTAGAGCAATGATTGGGCTTGGGATTACTTTCCCATCCTTTGTTGACGCTAAAGGTTCAACATCATCCCATTCACTTTCAAACCATTGATATAAAGTAATCAAATACTGAGAGTCACTTTCAACCTCTTGAATTAAAACCATTATTACTCCATTAAAATAGCCCTTTCAG is drawn from Photobacterium profundum SS9 and contains these coding sequences:
- a CDS encoding GNAT family N-acetyltransferase — protein: MVLIQEVESDSQYLITLYQWFESEWDDVEPLASTKDGKVIPSPIIALKDGELVGGLVFTRFLSPMTNEQAVWINAVFIKPENRKQGISSQLINRAEKLVESIGESELLVFAQIPELYSKLNWQVIETHDDHFVLKSALVK
- a CDS encoding DUF3297 family protein — translated: MNDTNSRPALPDHLAGNPRSPHHVAEVFEHEIGILLNGKERFDVEEYCISEGWVKVASHKALDRRGQPLMMTVKGTVEAFYK
- a CDS encoding spermidine synthase, with translation MVNRTKKKRPALIFRYNALPVIYPYLRGIKNTMDISGTCISSTEDEHGPIYVYQTRNSRILSFDGKIYQSCMKLNNINGLHLGYTQAMMAGLFFIPIVKTATVMGLGAGSMAKNLLNSFSELNVHAIEYREAVAKIAKEYFYLPDTDRLSLHIDDAVNYMKNTDMKSDIIFSDLYNSEGMEPKQVQSSYLRDCKNALNNQGVLVLNICHTALKLREELDELLALEFKNRLLSFEVEGGNTIVLAFKNDIPSIKREELLTKGKWLQEEMSIPMERYAKLLGDTHGYDHTHF
- a CDS encoding pseudouridine synthase; translated protein: MKSTTNRLDRFISQNSTFSISDTRLLIAQKRILVDGHVAHSNQQKVTKFTYVELDGNCLQDNNPVYIVLNKPKGVVSATKDIKHSTVLDLIQHSQKNELHIVGRLDFNTTGLVLLTNDGAWSRKISLPETKLAKVYEVTLSKPLSDEYITVFREGIYFGYEDITTKPACLEILSEYTARLSLVEGKYHQVKRMFGFFKTKCWNFIEFLWGIFA
- a CDS encoding transglutaminase-like domain-containing protein, encoding MNISYYTELSEFTDLSCFQHDINLLSDDIEKICEFVQHNLIHAYWLKRYGVQVEESAKFSEMQTRHSKDIITLAMNKSGQSFDVKRNPKDRVVSVCRDFALVLCSVLRAKNIPARIRCGFATYLVAGHFEDHWICEYWNQQESRWVMVDAQLDSTHLAILNFDFDPCDVPSSEFLYAGKAWALCRGDFTSPDKFGFNSFNGLPFIKGSIIRDLYALSKVELLAWDIGWGILPEYITPIDGDGEVLLLDELALISNISDFEKAINVIISCNEIKFPVDWHLSNCPTIEELYSAL